From Ovis aries strain OAR_USU_Benz2616 breed Rambouillet chromosome 25, ARS-UI_Ramb_v3.0, whole genome shotgun sequence:
TGGAGGCCCTCTCCAGTGAGTCCCAAGACAGAGTGCCCTGATGAGAGCTGGCACAGAACAAGGATGTCCCTGGCCTGTCAGAATCCCGGCCTGTCCACCCTGTGAAGCATCCCACTCAGGCACCTTTCTTCTTGGTTGAAGGGCAGAAGTAGGAGGAAGGCATTGGTCAGCATGGAAGGTGTGATGTTTGTAGTTCTCAAGAGAAAGCAGATCTGCAGGACTGTAATCACTGTGTTACGTTCTGTGTACAGAGTGAGGGCTGGACAGAGTGGAGGGGAAGGTGAGGGTCCTCCCCGCCACTGTGCCCTGCCCAAACTCCCCTCTGAGCCGTATATGGTACCCCAGGTGCTAGACTAACTTTGCCAAGGGCAGTGGACCCTGCTGGTGGCCTCTTGAGAAAAAGTGGAGGCCAGAGTATGTAAAGACTGGGCCATAAGCAAATTTCCTAATTTTCACAAaaagaagggggcttccctggtggctcagtagtaaaaatccacctgcctgtcaagagacatgggttgaatccctaaaccgggaggatcccacatgccctggagcaacagAGCCCTtgcgccacagctgctgagcctgtgctctggagcctggaagcTGCTGACTGCCTAGCCCACGTGCGCCGCTATTGAAGCCGGtgcgccctggagcccatgctccgcaagaAGAAGCCAGTGCAACAGGAAGTCCACACACTGCAGTGGAGAGCAGCTTCCGCTTGCCGCGACTGGAGAAGAGCCCGCGCAGCAGCAAAGGCCCAACacgaccaaaaataaataagtaaaatcatttttaaaaggtgagGGGAAGACTGTAGATGTTGGGAGTCTAAGAGTTGCCTGCTGATCCGGGGCTCTCCTAGGACATGTCCTCATTGGGAAGGGGCGAGTCAGGGCGCTGGGAGTGAGGACCGACCCAGACTCTCTGGCTGCCTTTGCTTTTATCCTGGAGATGCCTAGACAGATAAGTTGGAGCGCTCTAGgcgggtgggggatgggagagatGTGTTAGAATCCTCATTTGGCGGAGGCCCTCTTCCTACTGTCGTGAACTAGATGAGGAAACGGGTGTCGATCAGGCTGTGGTAGAGTTAGGTGGTCCAGTAACTGACTGAGTGGTCCTGGGTGGGGAGAGGTTGGTAGCGACAGCGTAGGAGCGCCCTTTCAGTGTCACTCACTGGGAAGAACGCAAATGCATGTTTTCCCAACCAATGaatataaaagaaagctgagagagaGTGCTAAGATGCTTGATACTGGCCCGGGTTGCAAGAGATCTTGTAGGCTGGAGCAACGGGTAGAAATTTAACAGGAGGGGGATATTTAACAGGAATCAGCACCCTGTCTCCATTGTCCAGAACATGCGGGCATTAACAGTCCAGGGAGGCTGGGGAGCTGCTGCCGTGGACTCTTCTCACCATACCCGGAGCCTTTGCTTCCCGGGGGAGCTCTGTGAACGAGAAGGGAGTGGGCCGTAGACGTGGAACTGCTTCAGGCAGTAAATGGTGGGAAGAAAATGAGGCGGTTCTTTCAGAAGAAGGGAAGACTGGAGGTGGGCTTTTGGGGAGAGGGGAAGCCAGGGGGCGTGGAAGGAAGGACTATTCCTTGGGTGTGGGATGAGACCCAGCCTGTGGGGCCCTCCAGGGCAGAGCTCATCGTCTGGGAGCTCAGGGAATGAGCACCATCGCCCTGTGAGTGGCTGAGGCTGGCCTGCAGCCCGGCCCCAGGCGGGAACCCTAGCAGTCCCTGCAGGTCCAAGTTCCGTGGTGTATTTATGTAATAATCCTAACCCCAGGCTCCGAGCTGGGGGGCTGCCTTGCCCTGAATGGACCCTGTGTGAGTTATTCGAATCTTGGAGGAACAGCCACAACCTCAAGTGAGCTCAGAAAGCCCTACCTGAATTGAgtcttttttaaagttgtttttttaataggCACACATGCATGGGGCCAGAAATGCAAATATAAGCAGTGAATTTCATTTCTATTCCAGTTTTCCCCTCCAGAGGCAATCAATGCTACCCAGTTCCTTGTTTAACATTCCAGGGAttgtagggtgtgtgtgtttgtgtgttcagCGCTAAATTTgtacattttcatgtttttaagttAGCATACACCCAGCACTACACCTTTATTAACAATGGTGATCATTTCAAATAGCCACTCATAGAGCTGGCTAATTTTGAagtgtataatataatatatagatatatgaatGTAATACAGAGTATCCCTTGAATGGATCCGTTGTGATTTGTTTAACCAGCCTCTTGCAGGTGGGTATTTAGGGATTCCTTCTGGTGGTTGTTGTAGTAAATGTCACGGTTGCGTGCATCTGGGAAATAGATCTCCAGAAGTAGAGTTTCTGAGTCAGAGACCGTGTCGTTGTTAATTTCAGCACCTCTGTGTGTTCACTCGGCGCGCCTCGCCGTGTTAGTGAGGGTGAGCATCTCGTGTTCCTCTTGTGTTGTAGTTTGCATCATTTGAGTTTCTCTAAAGGTTGTTGGTCTTTTTCTCACCATGAAGCGTTTTTCCTGAATCTGTCCTTTCTCTTGTCTTTGTgttattttccttgtttctgtCTTACGCAGAAACTTAGTGTTATCTTTGGGGTTGAGGGCTGCTTCTGAAGTCTGATGCTTAGGTCTGGCTGACATCTTACTTTGATGTGGGGAACAGGGCAGTATCTGGctcctctgttttgttttcccctcCCACTGTGGGTGAGGCCTCCAGGCTCATTCCTCTGGGGGGTGGTCTCCAGGGAGAACGGTGTCAGGAACAGGACTGCAGGTCCTCTGGTTTTCCGATGGGTGGCTCCTCTTTATTCCATGAGGAGGTTCCTGGCCCATCCAGCATTCAGATCCCCAGGGTGTCGCCTCACCAGCGAGGCCTCAGGGTTCTGGCAGAGGGGTCAGACTGAAAGCAGCACCACTGGGGAGCTTAGTCGCCACATCACAGCGTGCTTGGGAAAAGGTCTTTGGCCCACACCACAGGTCGCCGATTCTCGCTTTCTGCAAGGTCACTAGGCCACCATCTGGCCTCCCATTGCGGTCACCCGTGGACCCACTGACCCAAATAAACTACCGTGCCCAGACGGCTGGGAACCAGACTCACGGGAACCAGTGGCACCTTAAGGAAGCCCTTCATCTCCCTTAAAAGCAGCGTGGGGAGCTCTCCAGCACAGCTGTGAAGGGCGGCCCAGAGTTTTGTAGGTGGATAATGGTGTCTAGAGAGGTGATTTCAGAGTTCCTGGACCAGtaacatcacctgggaactaGTTAGAAATATGAATTCTGGCTCTACTGACTCAAACCCTGCGGGTGGAGCCCAGCAGTGtgtttaacaagccctccaggtgggtTCTGATGCACACTGCAGTTTGAGAACTAGCTTGGGGCCTGGCGTGCAAGGAGGAGCTGCTCACCTGGGCTCAGCAGGTGTGATTGTTAAGGAAGCCTACAGGTTTCCTCACTTTCACTGGTCCTTGGGTGCCTCTTAAATTGCAATAGCCACTGATTGGCGAGAGTAAGCAGGTTTCCTGATGGTCTGAGACTGTGATATCACAGCAGCTCGTGTCCCTCTGGGCAGCTCCTCTAGCGTGAGGCACGGCAGAGGGGTCTGTACAGAGGGGGTTGTGAGGACAGGTCTCCCACCATCACCAAGGATTTAGGTCCCGGGCCTGGCTCCTTCCCTTACTGCCGGCCTGCAAGTCGCTTGCCCTTTCTGAGTTCCATCTGTAGGGACAGGGTGGTACTGCCTCGCTTGATCAGATGAGCCCTCCTGAGGGCTCTCCTTATTTCTGGGAATGGTTATCCCATACCCAGGGATTCCCTTGCTGGGTGAACCAGAGGCTGGAGAACAAAAAGTGTAGTTTGGGGCAGATGCAATTTGGAGCCTGCTGTGGATCGCTCAGGGTCTGTAGGTTGGGCGCAGGGAGATGGGAGCACGGGCTTTCCCTGATGCTGGATGGATGGTGATAAAGAAGATCCAGGCAGATGGACCTGGCCCCTGAGAATGAGATGGGAGAACAGCGTCACACCTGCAGCATCCCTTGTCAGCACAGGTGGGGGTGGAGCCTGGGTGAAAGCGGTTTTCAAGGTAACTCACCAGCTCATGGGTGGCGAATCCTGTAATGCCCCGATTGCTGTTTCTGGCAGGGGCCTTGTGGGTAAAGGGTGAGCTGGGTTGCCCCACCCCGGGTCAGGCCTGATGCGGATCCTCCTGCTGGGGCTGGCTTGTGGGTGTTGCTGTCCTCCAGTAAAGCTAATGGGAGCCCCTGGCCGAGCCTGAGcacactttcctctttcctttcagaTCTAGCCATGAGCTACCCAGGCTACCCCCCGCCCGCAGGTGGCTACCCACCAGCTGCACCAGGTAAGAAGGTCTGGGGCCTGTGGGGGAGGGATTGCCCTCTCTTCAGAGGGGCTAGGCATGGAGAGGGGGAGGAGTGATGGTGCTTTCCAGTCATTTCCTTGCTCCCTTCATACCCACACAGTGCAGCCAGATGGGAAGGGGCTAGAGAAGATCTTGGATCCTGGGGCCAGGTGAGGCCAGGGTTTGAAGCCACTTCTGAAAAGCCAGGATGAGGCCAGGCCCCAGTCTCTTGCCTTATTAGCTGATAGGAACAGACAGATACGTTCcattctctgagactcagtttcctgcTTTGCAAATGAATTCAGGCGTCTCCATCACGGGGCTGGCCCAGGAAGGCCGAGGTAGCTGGTAGAGGCTCTGGCACGGCGTCCTCTGGAACACCGCGTGGTGACAGGCGCCctgtccctccccctgccccgccTGCATGGTGCGTGCGCTCCCAGCAGCAGGGCCCCTGCGCGCTGGGCGGGGAGGCGGTCGCTGAGGCTGTGGGCCAGTAGCAGGGCGGCCGCGCCAGCCTGTCCGGTACCCGTGCCCCACCACTTCCGCCTCTGTCGGCACTGGAGCAGGAAGCGCAGGAACTGGCCAGTGACTCCGGGGAGGCTCTGTCCTGGGTGTCCTGGAGCTGGAAAGCCGCTCTGGAGGCCCCCAGGGCCTTTTCGCTGCCGTGGACAGGGCTGCTTCTGACAGGCCAGCCATGATGCTGGCTGCTGTGCTGCTCGTGAGGGCTTCGGTGAGGGCTGTCACATACGAACACTCACCGGGCTCCCAGCTAAGCCCTGCCTGGCAGTAACTCTCTCAGTCCTCCTCACAGCAGTTGAGGCCATCACCAGCTATCCCCGCTTCACACGGGGAAACTGAGCCAGGATGGCTGCGTGCTCGCTCAGGGCGCATGCCCCGGTCCTTCTGGTGTCGGAGCTGGAacttcttacttttttttcttacttttactGCTGTTCCCCGACTCCTCCTCACAGCCAagccctgcctgcctctgtcCCGTCATCCTGCTCCTCCCTGCCTCTCACAGACATGTGGTGACGGCACACAGCCAGATGAGCAGGCCAGCCCACCCCGCCCGCTGTGCTCGTCTGTCACTCTGGACTCGGAGTGCTCCCTGAGCTCCACACTCTGCTGGGCTCGGCACAGCCTCCCTGAGTGACCTGTCTGTACTCCTGGTCCATGGTGGTAAGGCCAGGAGAACAAGTCTGCCCTTGGCCCTCCTGCCTTAATACCCCACAGAGAGTCTTGGGAGTGTTTGCTGAGTGGTGCCTTCCTCCCCAAAATGTGGGGCAGGTTCCTTCTTCTCTGGCAGCAGGATCAGGCTAGACTCTACTGCCTGAGCGCTTTCACCGTGGCCTATAGGACTGCCCAAGGTTCTGCCTGGCCTTCTCTTTGACCGCCTGGGAGCTTGATGTCTCTGCCTTGTCCTCTTGGCTGTTGATCGAGGGGCTGATGGACTCGGTGTTGCTTTCAGGTGGCGGTGCCTGGGGTGGTGCTGGCTACCCGCCACCCACCATGCCTCCCATCGGGCTGGATAATGTGGCCAACTACGCAGGGCAGTTCAACCAGGACTACCTCTCAGGAGTGGTGAGTCCAGCCCGCCCACTGGGCTGCCCCGGGGGCCACTCTCGTGGGGCCGGAGGGAGAAAGGCTGCTGGCTTCCGGGGTGTCAGAGGGGTGTGTGTTTACCTGTGGGCACCGAGGGTGTCGCGCTGTATCTCACTATATCTTAGGAGAGAAGGGTTTCCATCGAGGCTCTCGCCAGTTCACTGTCCCTCTCTGCATCTCGTTTTCTTTAGTAAAGCGACGGGTGGGGGAGTGTGTTGGGCTgcgtggccttccaggctcctttcagTACTGGGGGATTGGGTCAGGGTGAGGGATATGCATTGAGCACCTTCTGTATGCGCTCAGCACAGGGACGGgaggagggtgagggtgagggtgtgtgtgtgtgtcctgcatGTGTGACCGGATGCAGGTGTGTGTTGTCTGTGTTCGTACATGCGGATGACTGTCCTGGTTGGGGGGGGCAGGTGCCTGGTAACACAGGCAGGCACGCTACTTTCGATTTGCTTATAAAATGGTGTATTTTATAATCTAAAGATAAACATACGCTCAGTGTAAACAGTGCAACCACTGCCTAGTCTGATTTGCACCAGGCCCATGGTACGTGCTGGGGATAGAAAACCCCAGCCCAGGAGTACCTGCCAGCCCCTGGGAGGAGACAGACAGTAGCATGAGGGAACAGTGGTGTGGTGTCAGAGTGAGGCAGGCAGGGTAAAGGGCCAGTGGTGCAGGCGGGGGCATGGGGACAGAGGGCGGGCTCGGTAGGCCTGCTGAGAAGCTGGTGGTGCTCAGGGTCAGCTTGAGCCGAGTGTGGCTCCGGGGCTCCCGCTGCAGGgctcagggtggggaggggcagagggatgGATGGAGTGTGGCCTTACCTCTCCAGGGCTGTTAGTCTAAGGCTCCGCTTTGTGGACTTTCAGGCAGCCAACATGTCTGGGACGTTTGGAGGAGCCAGCGTGCCAAACCTGTACCCGGGGACCCCTGGCGGTGGTTACCCTCCAGTTCCCCCCGGGAGTTTCGGGCAGCCCCCTCCCGCCCAGCAGCCTGTTCCTTCGTATGGAATGTACCCGCCCCCTGGAGGAAACCCACCCTCTGGGATGCCTTCATATCCGCCATACCCAGGGGCCCCTGTGCCAGGCCAGCCCATGTTGCCCCCTGGACAGCAGCCCCCAGGGGCCTACCCTGGACAGCCACCCATGACCTTCCCCGGACAGTCACCAGTGCCACCTCCTGGGCAGCATCCGGCGCCGAGCTATCCAGGGTACTCGGGTTCTGGGACCGTCACCCCTGCCGTGTCCCCAGCCCAGGTAGGTGCCGACCCTGTGCTACTGCCTGTCCGGGCCTGGCCCTAATAGCCTGAGACACGTGGCCTAGTGTCCCctagcagggatgggggagggctcAGTCCTGTAGCTCTGACTTGTGGTTTTCAGAGCATCGCTTTCTCACAGACTCCCCACCCCTGCTTGCACTTCTGAGGGCCCAGGGAGCTGCCCTGTTTGTCCCAGCTTGGTTAGAGGGTCCCTGTGTGAGGCGGGTCTGAACGCTCCAGGTACTCTTCGTTCTTCTTATGGTATTGACTGCCTGGGCTTTGTGAGAACTGTCTCAAAAGGCCTTTGCCCAGTGGCTCTTAGTCTTTAATCTCTGGATGTGCCCTCCCAGACTCAAAACCAGCCCCTCTGAGTGTGGAAAATGGCTGGCGGCTCTCTCAGGATTGCTCTTGGCTCACTTTGGAGAGCAGTTCATATTTGCAGAGCCTAGAATTCATTGCCATGGTTACACAGCCAAACCAGCCAAGCACAGGGCCAGTGGAGTGTGGTTGACTACTATTTTTAGGCAGAGGGTCCATTCCCCTCCTTCCCCAACACCTGCACATCCCCctacccctgccctgccctgcatcGTGCCTCTCTGCCTTCCCCTCATCTTTCTCTCAGCTTCTGTCCTCTGTTAAAGCCAGTTTGTCCTAGACCATCCATCAAGGGAGAGTTTAGGCAGGAAAAATCCAGTGTGCTTGGAGCGTAGCCGTCATTGGAGGAAGAAGTCCAGCAGGCAAGCAGGTCACAGAATCCAGAACACAGTCCAGGAAACCAGAGTGAATCCAGGAGGTAGCCGGTCTGCATGTACCATCGTGAAGGCTGGACACTTGAAGGCATCCCGGAGGAACACCTGTTTATGATGTGTAGAGAGTGGACTAAGCAGGGATGTTAGGGGAGCCCCGATGTGCAGCGCTGAGGCCTTGAGGAGAGGCTAGGACCCTGTTCTGAGGCCTCCCCTCCATCCGGAGCCCCGGCCTGGAGGACCCGGGCGTAGCGTAGATTTCCAGCATCAGGACTCAGCTCTAGGGAGGCTCCTTGCCATGGGAGCCCGGCAGATGCTTCAGTGCCAGGACACGAGGAGCGGCAATGGTCACATTAGGCCGACTCAGTGTTGAGTCCCTTGTGCTGTCAACTGCAGACTCCTTCAGGTACCCCAACTTTTAGAAGGAAGATATTTCCAGAGTCTGGGGCAGGCAGTCTCACGTCTAGGAAATGCAGCATCttactgtctgtctgtctgtctgagtAGTTTGGAAACCGAGGCACCATCACAGATGCATCTGGCTTTGACCCCCTGCGAGACGCTGAGGTCCTGCGGAAGGCCATGAAGGgctttggtgagagaccctgggtGGCACGAGTCCCAGCTGCCTCCCCCGACTCCCTCGGCAGTCACACAGTGGCTCTGTGGGCTGGGGTCGCTGGGTGGAGGCAGCCTGGCTGCCGGGTTAGAGAGAGTGTGGATATGGGGATGTATCGCAGATGCTCAGGGGAATTGGAGGACCCAGGCCGAGAAAGTCTCTAGCCACAGAGCATCCCTGTGACCCCACGCGCACTCCCACCTCTCCTTCCACCAGGGACCGACGAGCAGGCCATCATTGACTGCCTGGGTAGTCGCTCCAACAAGCAACGGCAGCAGATCCTCCTGTCCTTCAAGACAGCATATGGGAAGGTGAGTGTTGGTTCCTGGGACCAACAGGGACGGTCAGGGGTTCTTGCCTGAATCAGGGCATATCCTCCTGATAGGTGCAGCCTACTCCTGCTTTTCCCCAGGACCTGGATCTCCTAGATGGACCCTAAGGCATGTTAGGGCGTTTCTTGGTGGCTCTCAACTGATGGCATCTTCTAGAGGCAAAGGATGTTCTGAAGTAGAAATCCCAGAGTCCACAGGGTCCTGAAGTTTGCTGAGAGGTGCCCGGGgatctgggttctatcctggCTCTGCCATGACTCACCGAGACCATGGGCAAGTTATTTCTCTTTGAAAGAAGAGGCTTTAAGTGCTGAACATACAGAAGTTTGACTTTGGGGGCTTTTGGATCTTACTAATAGAAAGATAAGCGCTGAGTACATAGAGGCTAGAGCATGCGGGCTAGTGCTCTGGCCTAGTGTCTCTCCTACTTTAACGGGCTATGAGTTCCCTGGGAATCTGGTTCAAATGCAGGTTATAGTTCTGTAGGTCAGTCTGGGGCCTGAGGTTTGTCTTTTCTGTAAATGCTGCTGAATCTGGGATATTGTTCCCTATTGGTTACCTCCTATGGATTCTCAAAATaggttttttcatttttctaaatgtccAATTAGGATTTGATCAAAGATCTGAAATCGGAACTGTCAGGAAACTTTGAGAAGACGATCTTAGCCCTGATGAAGACCCCTGTCCTCTTTGATGCCTGTGAGATAAAGGAAGCTATCAAGGTGTgtatgctctgtgtgtgtggatgtgatGGACAAAGGCCTAGACCACTTGTGTGTCACAGCTCAGAACCCAGGGTCTATATGTTTTGTTATCTTGCCTATTGCTCTGTTGTTCCCTTAAGGACAAGTACTGTGGCCAGGCTTAGGTCACAAAGTGGTTTAGGCCAGAAATGGTTTCTCTTGTGTCAAGAAAGTCCTTCCTGATTCCCTTGCTTCCAGTACACCCTACCATATCTGCCTCCAGTATCACTCCCATTTTACGGTCCAGGAactggaggcacagagaggtgaagtaacatgccgaaggtcacacagctagtgatcGTGAGAACCAAGGTGCAACCCGATGCAGAAAGCAGGCTACTGACTCTGTCCCCTGCCTCCTTACTGTCCCTTCCTCAGCCGTCTCTTCCATCCTCAATGTTGTTGCCTTTTCTTAGGTGTCTCCAGACGCTCCACTCTCCACTCTGGGAGTCAGGTTTTCCCACGTGTCGATGCTCTTGCTTTCAAACTGTTTTCTCAGTTGTTTGTCACTTTATTCATGGACTGAACTTGGAATAAAACAGATCTAGGTCCGCCTCTCAGCCCCACCATtgactgtgtggccttggacaagtcaccACACTTCTCTGATTTCTTGGTGTCCTGGAAGTTGGAATGGGGATAATCCTTCAAATGGATCTCCACTTGCCACCATGTTGCTCTCTTTCCTGGTCCTTTCCTGGGACTGTGGGGGGAAGTTTGGCTGCTTCAGGCCggggcagcagcagcggcagcatgaGTGGGTCTGTGTCTGTGGCCTCTTCCACTGGGGTTTGTGTCCTGAGGGATCATGGCACCTGCTCTTCCCTGCGTGCCAGCAAGGAGGCTGTCACAAGCTCCTGCTTTGTCGTGCGCTCTGGCTCCGCAGGGGGCGGGCACTGATGAAGCCTGCCTGATCGAGATCCTCGCCTCCCGCAGCAACGAGCACATCCGGGAGCTGAACAGACTCTACAAGACAGGTTAGGCTGGCCCCAGGGCCTCAGCCGCTGAGGCCACACCCTCTCCCCCCCCCCGGGGCCTGAACTCTCCCTTCCTGACCTTGTCTCCTCGTCTCCTGCCATCcccagcacactgggcttccatCCCAGGCCCAGCCCTGATTGCTGTTTACACAGAAGCAGGTGCCTGAGCTTAAGAGAGGGCTGAGGGAAAACCTGGGTATGCCCAGGGCCAGGTCAGCCTGGGAGCATAGCCCTTCCTGGCCTCCAGTTGTGTGTTCCTGGGGGCCGTGTGGACCACCTGCTCCTCCTGCCAGTGCTCACTGTTGACTGTGTGCAGTGGGCAGCGTGGTCCACGGAGCTACAGGGTGGCCCTTCCTGGCATCTCGCTTTCagaattcaaaaagaccctggaggaggccatTCGGAGTGACACGTCAGGACACTTCCAGCGGctcctcatctctctctctcaggtaCTTTCCCAGGGCAGAGCTTGGGCCCACGGTAGGGAGAGGTGAACGTCTGGGCCACGGGGaagaggagcagggagggaggatGTGGCTCCAAGGAGTGGCCTTGCCTCACAGCCTGCTTCCTTTCAGGGAAACCGGGATGAAAGCACAAACGTGGACATGACCCTCGTCCAGAGAGATGTGCAGGTGAGTGTGACGGCCGCTCACCTGGCTTCCTGAGCAGGGGGCGCTTCCCACTTCCTTGTGTTATGAGGGGTGGAAACAGCAAAGATGAGGAGTGGATTCCAGACTCTCTGAGTTTCACAGGCTCTGCTGCTTATCAAccgtgtgaccttgagcaggtcaCCCACCTccataggcttcattcagcctcctgcCCTGTAGGAGGGACCACATGGGATAATATTACTTTCAACAGTTGGTAGATCAGTGATGGATGTGGGATTTCATGTGACTTGGtacttttcttgtgtttgtttgcCTTGACCATTATTCTGTTAAGCTTTTGATTTGAGCCTAGAAACCAGCTGCCATGTTAGTAGTGTAGCCTTAAAATTCTGCCCTTGTCTCCAGCCTGGTGTGAATTGCAGGCTAAAGGGGGAACTGTCTCTGGCCATTTCCTCTCTTTGTCCAGGGATCCAAGCGCCTCTCCAGAGTCATTTGGGTTTCCCACCAATGATGTCAGACCACCGTAGCAGTTCTGCTTGGAGAGGGCCCCAGCTTCCTGGTGGGCTGGAGGGCACCGAGGTGTccaggtgaggacactgaggcccaggaaggcGGAGCTGTGTCCCGAGAGACCTGGAGGCAGAGTCTAGACAGAGGCCCAGACGCCTCGCTCATTCCCTGTGCCCAGACAGCGCCTGCCCCTGCCCTGGTCCCGGTCCCCTCCTTAACATCTCCCTGGCTTGGGACCCCCATTTCCATAACTGAACTTGAGGCTGGACATCCTTAAAGCCCCAGGCTCTGTCCTTGCCCAGTGGGGACTTTCCCATTGCTGTTCCCTGGCCAGGCCGTTTCTTAGCTCAGGCAGAAGTTGCCTTGGTCGAAGGCTTTCGTGCCGACTACTCTGCCTTCTTAGTTCTGGACCTGCTTGGCCTCACCTTGACTTGTGGGGTCTCTGAGCCCCTGATGGGCACCTTCTGCCCTCAAATATTGGTGCCTTTAAGTCCACGAGCTGCTGCTGCCTGAGGCTCGAAAGGTACTTTGGAGCCATCTGGTTCAAAGGTTACCAGTTGGCATATATACTGAGCTTAGACCTTCAGCAGTTTAAGAAGAAACTGCAAATTCTTCCCATTTACAAACATAAAATGGTGTATGCAATGAAATGATAGGCAGGCACCTGTCACATAAAGTCCCACATCCATAACTGCAATCTGTCAATTGTAATATCGTTATTCTGTGTTTCCGCTTATAGATAGGGAAACTGCCTTTAAAGGTGAGAAATTTCACATGGACATCTGGATTTCTGGCGCCCCCTGccagctcagttggtagagaatctgcctgcggtgcagaaaacccaggtttgatgcctgggtcgggcagatcccctggagaaggagatggcaatcactctagtattcttgcctggagaattctagggacagaggaacctggcgggccacgggcttgtaagagttggacacgacttagcaactaaaccactacgtGGAAAGTGGATCTGCGGGCTGTGAGCCTTGTTTCTCTGTCCTCTTCTCAGCTGAGAAGCACCTCTGTGTAGTCCCCACGGTCCCAACCACTCTCTGGCCTTAAACTGCCCTGATTCCTGCATTTAAGTTACCCAGTGGCCCCTTTGGGCTTTCAGGTTGGTGGCCCTGAATCTAATTCAGTCTTCCCACTTTAGAGCAGAGAACACAGAGAGGGCCAATGACCTGCCTAGAGTCCCGTGGCAAGAGGGCAGCTGAGCTAGAACTCAAGCCTGTGTTTTCCTTTGTGCTGCTGCCCCCTGGTTCCTTGCCTGTCCTGGACCCCAGTGGCCTAGGCTCTCCCGGCCCAGGGGATGTGTGGATGGCGTCTGCCTTAGCACAGTGAATGGAACTCAGCTGGGACCctgtccccctctccctcccctctgggcTTCAGGGCCCAGAAATTCTGCCCAGCTGTCCTAGGTGACGTGGGCCTGGAGTCGGGGGTGAGGCCTGCATGCCTATCTGTCCATCTTCTGTCCAGGAGCTCTATGCAGCCGGGGAGAACCGCCTG
This genomic window contains:
- the ANXA11 gene encoding annexin A11 isoform X1, yielding MSYPGYPPPAGGYPPAAPGGGAWGGAGYPPPTMPPIGLDNVANYAGQFNQDYLSGVAANMSGTFGGASVPNLYPGTPGGGYPPVPPGSFGQPPPAQQPVPSYGMYPPPGGNPPSGMPSYPPYPGAPVPGQPMLPPGQQPPGAYPGQPPMTFPGQSPVPPPGQHPAPSYPGYSGSGTVTPAVSPAQFGNRGTITDASGFDPLRDAEVLRKAMKGFGTDEQAIIDCLGSRSNKQRQQILLSFKTAYGKDLIKDLKSELSGNFEKTILALMKTPVLFDACEIKEAIKGAGTDEACLIEILASRSNEHIRELNRLYKTEFKKTLEEAIRSDTSGHFQRLLISLSQGNRDESTNVDMTLVQRDVQELYAAGENRLGTDESKFNAILCSRSRAHLVAVFNEYQRMTGRDIEKSICREMSGDLEQGMLAVVKCLKNTPAFFAERLNKAMRGAGTKDRTLIRIMVSRSEIDLLDIRAEYKRLYGKSLYHDITVRASGGRLGCLPGRSPIPFAPPPHSAMGLASAKHGHLACGPLLTLFSFPLFLCTHSSSLSAPDGREGLDLALAPPYIPASSTAAVEQVAGRGGSTVSMRDSQHHHPHMNAWGLAFRVQLPRGSGIHQGELRAQTPGGCTALAP
- the ANXA11 gene encoding annexin A11 isoform X2, with the protein product MSYPGYPPPAGGYPPAAPGGGAWGGAGYPPPTMPPIGLDNVANYAGQFNQDYLSGVAANMSGTFGGASVPNLYPGTPGGGYPPVPPGSFGQPPPAQQPVPSYGMYPPPGGNPPSGMPSYPPYPGAPVPGQPMLPPGQQPPGAYPGQPPMTFPGQSPVPPPGQHPAPSYPGYSGSGTVTPAVSPAQFGNRGTITDASGFDPLRDAEVLRKAMKGFGTDEQAIIDCLGSRSNKQRQQILLSFKTAYGKDLIKDLKSELSGNFEKTILALMKTPVLFDACEIKEAIKGAGTDEACLIEILASRSNEHIRELNRLYKTEFKKTLEEAIRSDTSGHFQRLLISLSQGNRDESTNVDMTLVQRDVQELYAAGENRLGTDESKFNAILCSRSRAHLVAVFNEYQRMTGRDIEKSICREMSGDLEQGMLAVVKCLKNTPAFFAERLNKAMRGAGTKDRTLIRIMVSRSEIDLLDIRAEYKRLYGKSLYHDITGDTSGDYRKILLKICGGND